In the genome of Candidatus Edwardsbacteria bacterium, the window CGAAGCCCGGAGATTAAAGCCCGGCAGTTATCATCTTATAATGACAATCAGCGACCTGGCCGGTAAAAAACAAGGCACCATTGACACGACCTTCGATGTGCCAGATTTCAGCATGCTGAGCATCAGCCAAATCGAGCTATCTTCCGGTATTTCGGTGGATTCGGCCAAAAGCCGGTTCAGAAAGGGAAGCCTGACGGTTAAACCGTGGCCCGGTAGGGCCTTTGACGATGGATTGTATTATTATTACGAGATCTATAACCTGGCGGCAGCTGCCGACACACTGAATAAAAGGTATCTTAGGGTTTTATATTTTTCGGAAAAGGACCCTGCCCAGAAGATTATCAGCAATAAGGAGATTTCATCGAGCAGCGGACAGCTCTCTGACTATGGAGGGATGAGGACCGACGACCTGCCGGAGGGCAGGTATCGCTTACGGGCTCAACTGATTGAGGGCTCAAGTGTCCTGGCCAGCAGCTACGCCAATTTTGAGATCACCCACCCCGGAATGGTTATGCTGGCGGAGAAGGAGAAGATTGCCGCGGAGATAGGACAGATGATGCTGGACGGCGGGGACTATTACTCAAGGATAGAATATATCGGGACCAAGCAGCAGATCGATCTGTTGAATAAGTTTGACGAGAACGGCAAAAAAGAATTGTTGAGAAGGTTCTGGAAACAAAGGGATCCTGTTCCGGAAACAAAAGAAAATGAGGCGCTGATTGCCCATGCCCAGCGCTGTAGATATGCCGATCAGAACTTTACCGAGAACTTTGCCGGTGGTCTTAAAGGCAGCCAGTCCGAAAGAGGACGGATCTACATAAAATACGGCCCATGGGACGACCGGGAGATCACCACTAATGCGCTCCAAACCAGACCGACGGATATTTGGACATATGATAATGGAAGGCAGTT includes:
- a CDS encoding GWxTD domain-containing protein translates to MRQMRRANIPALAVGILIFIFGLAGAFPLKSKGALEFWVDGASFASDSGQAWQEIYWSLRASDFTAMDTLGRKMARFRTEIMLKDQKGTLVLNEGWNSLSPMPTEQMMKQKDMVMLDQIEARRLKPGSYHLIMTISDLAGKKQGTIDTTFDVPDFSMLSISQIELSSGISVDSAKSRFRKGSLTVKPWPGRAFDDGLYYYYEIYNLAAAADTLNKRYLRVLYFSEKDPAQKIISNKEISSSSGQLSDYGGMRTDDLPEGRYRLRAQLIEGSSVLASSYANFEITHPGMVMLAEKEKIAAEIGQMMLDGGDYYSRIEYIGTKQQIDLLNKFDENGKKELLRRFWKQRDPVPETKENEALIAHAQRCRYADQNFTENFAGGLKGSQSERGRIYIKYGPWDDREITTNALQTRPTDIWTYDNGRQFIFFDKAGIGKFDLIYSKTSEEKTDPGYRQYISGY